CAAGAGATCCCAGTATGACTCATGCGATTTCAATGCCGATGTCGAGCAACCAAAGAAAGGGACCGAATATAACTTTTTTGAGGTCTGGGGACCTGTTTTCGAGGCTGAAGCCCGTTTCTCAAAGAAGCAACCTGTTCCATCTTTGGGAGATGTCAATACGCCAAAGAAAGAGGTCGAGCAGTTCTATTCTTTCTGGCACAGGTTTGATTCTTGgagaacttttgaatttttggacGAAGATGTTCCTGATGATTCATCAAACAGAGACCAGAAACGTTACActgaaagaaagaataaagCAGCTAGAGATAAGAAAAAGACTGCGGATAATGCAAGATTGGTGAAACTGGTTGAAAGAGTCGCAAATGAAGATCCCCGTATCAAATTGTTTaaggaggaagaaaagaaggaaaaagaaagaaagaaatgggAGAGAGACGCAGGTGCAAGAGCTGAAGCTGAGGCTGCCGCCAAAGCTGATGCTGAAGCTCGTGCAAGAGCTGAAGCGGATGCCGTTTCCGAGGCCTCTGCCAAGGCagacaagaagaaagccAAAGAAACCGCAAAAGCagcaaagaagaaaaataaaagaacCGTTCGTAATGCTCCAAAAGAAGCTGATTACTTTGGTGATTCTGATAAAGCTGCTGCCATCGACGAGCAAGTTGGTTTCATCGTTGAAACCGTTGATGATGAGCTATTAGTCGAAGTTTCAACTAAGATCAAATCTTCGCCATCTACTACCAAGGAAACTCTACAAGAAACTGCCGCTGCTTTATCCGGTTCTGGAAAACTACCAGCTAGCGTTTTACCTTACTTTTTATAGACATTTTATATCTCAAAGTATTGGATAGAATTGCTTAACAAGCTATGTTTTCATTTAGCCTGATTGACGCACCAGATATTTAAGTTTGTCCGGTTCCTAAAGTCCTCTGGCTTTCCCGGACACCTCCTAACGCCAACGCAGAAGGAAATTGGAGGACATGCCAAAATTCTAAACTGAAAGTATACGTTTTAGGTTTAATGTAAGAGATCAAACATCGATCTGGATATACTTTCGTGTGACAATCGATCAGTAAATAATTGTCCTGGTCAACTTCGGTAGTGCTTGTTCAAGAAAGCAGCATCATCTGATAATGTCGTACAGAGGGTCATCGAACATGCTAAATGGGACGGGGCTACCTAATCGTCAGGGAAACCCATATGCTTCAGGTGGCCAAGGTCAAAGGCGGAGCTCACAAGGCGTTAATCTAGGTCAATGGAAAAAATCGTTTGAGATATactgcaaaaaaatagaagatTTAACTGATCACCCTTTGgctcaaaaattgagaCCATATATTCCGGgtatttcaagatttttcatagTCGCCACGTTCTATGAGGACTCTTTCAGAATAATTTCTCAATGGTCAGACCagatattctttcttcataAATGGAAGCGCTACCCATACTTTTTTGTCGTTTTATTCCTATTATTGGTAACTATCTCAATGACAATTGGTGCAACTCTACTGGTTTTCAGAAAACATACAGTGCATGCCACCGGAACGCTTTGCGCATGCATCATCTTCCAGGCTTTGATTTACGGACTATTTTCCGGATCGTCATTTATTTTAAGAAATATCAGTGTTATAGGTGGCTTGTTAATCGCATTCAGCGATTCTATCGTTCAAAACAAG
This Zygotorulaspora mrakii chromosome 5, complete sequence DNA region includes the following protein-coding sequences:
- the ZUO1 gene encoding zuotin (similar to Saccharomyces cerevisiae ZUO1 (YGR285C); ancestral locus Anc_5.4), with amino-acid sequence MKIEKKFFKLTSLQLASLQEIERIKREMMFTLPELTSDITVKVNTEAEKSAAVRRPIEPVGRYFLQHAQRTLRNHTWSEFEKIQAEKNVKTVDESTQDPDELLFDDELTDESLLTHDPRDWKTADLYAAMGLSKLRYRANNSQIIKSHRKQVLKHHPDKKSAAGAGLEQDGFFKIIQKAYETLTDSTKRSQYDSCDFNADVEQPKKGTEYNFFEVWGPVFEAEARFSKKQPVPSLGDVNTPKKEVEQFYSFWHRFDSWRTFEFLDEDVPDDSSNRDQKRYTERKNKAARDKKKTADNARLVKLVERVANEDPRIKLFKEEEKKEKERKKWERDAGARAEAEAAAKADAEARARAEADAVSEASAKADKKKAKETAKAAKKKNKRTVRNAPKEADYFGDSDKAAAIDEQVGFIVETVDDELLVEVSTKIKSSPSTTKETLQETAAALSGSGKLPASVLPYFL
- the ERV29 gene encoding protein ERV29 (similar to Saccharomyces cerevisiae ERV29 (YGR284C); ancestral locus Anc_5.5), which translates into the protein MSYRGSSNMLNGTGLPNRQGNPYASGGQGQRRSSQGVNLGQWKKSFEIYCKKIEDLTDHPLAQKLRPYIPGISRFFIVATFYEDSFRIISQWSDQIFFLHKWKRYPYFFVVLFLLLVTISMTIGATLLVFRKHTVHATGTLCACIIFQALIYGLFSGSSFILRNISVIGGLLIAFSDSIVQNKTTFGMLPELNSKDGKQKGYLLLAGRILIVLMFIAFTFSKSWFTVILTIVGTVCFAIGYKTKLASIMLGLVLTFYNITLNNYWFYDKSQRDFLKYEFYQNLSIIGGLLLVTNTGAGEISFDEKKKIY